In Zingiber officinale cultivar Zhangliang chromosome 3A, Zo_v1.1, whole genome shotgun sequence, the DNA window CGTCGCCGGCTGCCGCCTTCACTCTTCTCCTTTTCCTCCTCACGACGCTGCCGCCCACGACTCCCCTTCTATTCCCTGCGACGCCACCCACTGACACGCCGCCTCTCCATTTCCTTTCACCCTCTCGTCGGAGCCGAGCCACCCCTCTTCTCGCTCTCGTGCACACCGCCGTTGAGGCCTATCGTCGTCGGAACAGAACCCTCCCCTCTTTCCCAGTCCTTACGCAGTAGCCCCACTAGCCGACAGTCATCGAGCACTGCGGCCTTGCTTgcatgcgcctccttcgactcgTCACGCTTCCACGCGCTGTAGCCTCTTTGACCAGCAGCCCCCGCGCGCCAACAGTCCACGTGTCGGTCGTCCTTACGTCGATTTCGTCCCAGCTCCGATTCCGTCTCGTTGTGCGCCGGCCTTCGTGCCGTTATCTCGTTCCAGCTTCGTGTGTTGTGGTGTTTCAGCCTTTGTGCCTTGGTTATTGTTGGGCGCCACTGATTTGCCCGTATTCCGCTCCTGTTgttatcccggtctgcgtgccgatGTCTTATCCCGACTTACGCGCCGATGTCCTAACCTGATCTATGTGTCAATAGTGTAGcccggcctgcgtgtcgatcTTGTGTCCTGGCCTCCGTGCCGACCTAGTGTCTCGGTCTATGTGTTGATCTCGTGTCCCGGCTTGTGTGTCGCTAGTACCTCCTGGCCTGCGTGCCGAAGTCTTATCCCGGCCTACGTGCTAGTATCTTATCCTGGTCTGCATGTCGTCTTCCAGTGCCGTGCTGCGTTCCGCTTCTTACCGTCAGATCCAACTCTCCATCCTCATCAGACATCGTCTATTCTTCCGagtcgcgacaactcgagcatcgccccatccgagggtgccctctgggccagggtacgttcctcgttcatatttcatatgcattttcattacTTTATGACTTAATATGTTACTTATatgttcgttggatctgcctcgagcctcgGGATACTAGGGATCGGggggacccggtcgctggctgcaggtagcgttgatgagaggacttctgaagacttggtcaacacggaagtcatctcagcacactCTCCTTCGGGACGTCGTGATTCGGTCAATATTTCACCCACCTCATCTGACGATCTGTCTGACTCagattttagacaggatcaatatTTCACCCACCTCATCTGACGATCTGTCTGACTCagattttggacaggatcaataaaTGTTCACATAGTTTTAAATCTAGCAAATAGTGTCAAAGTTTCTTCAATAGGCTTGCTGTCCGACAAGACCACTAGAAACCTCGTTAAAAGTACATGTATATTCAAAAAGAAGAGTTGCAATGTAACAGAAGTTTCATAACCTTGTATTGAATTCTAGGTAACTGAGTTCTTGTGAGATATTTTGGTGAAGGCGACAACAACAATACAAAAGAATCATCAACTTAAGTGTTGTTGAGGTCGCTAACATGTGCCAACAATGGTCGATGGCAAGGACAACTTGTCTACTTCTTATGGCAAATCAAATGCAAATTGAGTTATTTGGTGTATAATTTCTGCAATAGAGTATTCGTGATTTAGTATGGATAAAGGAAGCCTATTAACAAGATAGGTACTAGCGAGAATGACTTCTCTCCCATAATTATTTTGGTTGAGCATGATTCTTATAGTCTCAACTATGTTTGCATTTTAGAATGCCATTTTCTTTGGGTGTGTGTATAAGGGAACGAAAATTGGGTTAGAATATTATTGGATAAGTTTGGGATATAATAAATGTTAAAAATCGTTAAGTGTGGTCTTATATAAATATCACTTATAATATTAGACAGAGAAAGCAAACTGCCACTTGTAGAATGGAACCCTCAAGATGTATGGTTTAGATGTTAAATATTTATAGCATCTCATTTATATATTTTCTAAAGTTTATTTAAATAgtcaattaataaattattaatgcCTTCTTAATTGAGTTTAGGAGGACATAAGCCGAACATAGACACTGAGATTTATATTCTTTTATCTGCATCGAGACGCCTTTCCACATCTCCCTCATCTCGACCGTCCGTTCAGGGCCCTCCACAAATGATCACCGACCATCCGAGTTCGCTTGTGTGCCCACCGCACGCCACGAACGCGTGCTCCGTCGCCAACAGCCGACCACGTGCTGACGTGCTGGCGTCGCCATCGAACCTGCCAGGTCACTCCACCAAGCCCATCATCAGCCGTCCATTCCCCTCTCGACGCGCCTGATCCACTCTTCCTTTACGTCCACCCCGGGTGTCTCACACCCGCACGTAACCCACTCCCTCCTCTCTTCCGATCGCCAAGTGGACGGCCGCGATCAGTCGACCGTCGTTTCTTTATTTGAATTGGATGACTCTGTTGAAGGGGCGGCAACGGTGTCTCCGGGGCGAACGATGGCGCATCACCAGTTGGGCAACGGCATGCTCGTCTCCGGTCCGCCGCCGACGCCTCCGAGGGGTCGGGAAACGAGTTCGTCGTGCACGAGTCCCTACACTTCCGGCGACGCCAAGAACTCCGGCGAATTCGCCAAGATGTTCGGCATCCCCTCGGTGGAATATTCAGTCTCCGCTGCGGGAtcccggtcggctcacccttccgGGTCAAAGAGAACCCCGCACCCTCCGTCTCCGATCCCGACCACCGGCCTCATCATCTCCGGCGACTCTTCCCGGCGGAGGGCGAGGCAGGGGGGAGCGGTGACGGTGGTGGAGGGGAAAACGTTCGAATACGGGGTGCCGAGGGCGTGCATGTGGCTGGTGGCCGCGGTGCTCTCGGTAGGGCTTGGGCTCGGCGGGATTCTCTTGGGGGTGGCAGGGCGGCCGGAGCTTCTGGCAGCGGTTGCGGCCGCGTCCGCCTTGGTGGGGGCGGTGGCGATCTGGAACCGTGCGATGGGAGCGAAGGAAGTGGAGAGATCCATAAGGAGTCTCCCCGACTACCCCTTCAACGGCCCGACCGATCTCCCAATCGGGCAACTGGTCAAGATCACCGGGGCAAGTTCACTGCTTTTTCAGGCGCTG includes these proteins:
- the LOC122050220 gene encoding uncharacterized membrane protein At1g16860-like, with the protein product MAHHQLGNGMLVSGPPPTPPRGRETSSSCTSPYTSGDAKNSGEFAKMFGIPSVEYSVSAAGSRSAHPSGSKRTPHPPSPIPTTGLIISGDSSRRRARQGGAVTVVEGKTFEYGVPRACMWLVAAVLSVGLGLGGILLGVAGRPELLAAVAAASALVGAVAIWNRAMGAKEVERSIRSLPDYPFNGPTDLPIGQLVKITGHVTCGSIPLETSGEEGINCRCVYASTQLYARRRRRWRLKSSEKLVADFYISDSTSGMRFLVRAGHGAKVTPFVESAATVLEINSEEKTLSWRKEHNLSIQNQLRLEKCYIREGDSASVIGVLRTNKDLLIVDPPSDSDLLSTGFKWWRCLFPFLVRGLILIGKESSDEVIYRV